One genomic segment of Odocoileus virginianus isolate 20LAN1187 ecotype Illinois chromosome 33, Ovbor_1.2, whole genome shotgun sequence includes these proteins:
- the FZD9 gene encoding frizzled-9 has product MAVPPLRRALLLWQLLAAGGAALEIGRFDPERGRGPAPCQVVEIPMCRGIGYNLTRMPNLLGHTSQGEAAAELAEFAPLVQYGCHSHLRFFLCSLYAPMCTDQVSTPIPACRPMCEQARLRCAPIMEQFNFGWPDSLDCARLPTRNDPHALCMEAPENATAGPTEPHKGLGMLPVAPRPARPPGDTLPGAGGTCENPEKFQYVEKSRSCAPRCGPGVEVFWSRRDKDFALVWMAVWSALCFFSTAFTVLTFLLEPHRFQYPERPIIFLSMCYNVYSLAFLIRAVAGAQSVACDQEAGALYVIQEGLENTGCTLVFLLLYYFGMASSLWWVVLTLTWFLAAGKKWGHEAIEAHGSYFHMAAWGLPALKTIVILTLRKVAGDELTGLCYVASMDAAALTGFVLVPLSCYLVLGTSFLLTGFVALFHIRKIMKTGGTNTEKLEKLMVKIGVFSILYTVPATCVIVCYVYERLNMDFWRLRATEQACLAAPTPGGRRDCSLQGGSVPTVAVFMLKIFMSLVVGITSGVWVWSSKTFQTWQSLCHRKMAAGRARAKACRAPGGYGRGSHGHYKAPTVVLHMTKTDPSLENPTHL; this is encoded by the coding sequence ATGGCCGTGCCGCCGCTCCGCCGGGCGCTGCTGCTGTGGCAGCTGCTGGCTGCGGGCGGCGCGGCGCTGGAGATCGGCCGCTTCGACCCGGAGCGCGGGCGCGGGCCGGCGCCGTGCCAGGTGGTGGAGATCCCCATGTGCCGCGGCATCGGCTACAACCTGACCCGCATGCCCAACCTGCTGGGCCACACGTCGCAGGGCGAGGCGGCCGCCGAGCTGGCCGAGTTCGCGCCGCTCGTGCAGTACGGCTGTCACAGCCACCTGCGCTTCTTCCTGTGCTCGCTCTACGCGCCCATGTGCACCGACCAGGTCTCGACGCCCATCCCCGCCTGCCGGCCCATGTGCGAGCAGGCGCGCCTGCGCTGCGCGCCCATCATGGAGCAGTTCAACTTCGGCTGGCCGGACTCGCTGGACTGCGCCCGGCTGCCCACGCGCAACGACCCGCACGCGCTCTGCATGGAGGCGCCGGAGAACGCCACGGCCGGCCCCACCGAGCCCCACAAGGGCCTGGGCATGTTGCCCGTGGCGCCGCGGCCCGCGCGGCCCCCCGGCGACACCCTCCCGGGCGCCGGCGGCACCTGCGAGAACCCGGAGAAGTTCCAGTACGTGGAGAAGAGCCGCTCGTGCGCGCCGCGCTGCGGTCCAGGCGTCGAGGTGTTCTGGTCGCGGCGCGACAAGGACTTCGCGCTGGTATGGATGGCCGTGTGGTCAGCGCTGTGCTTCTTCTCCACCGCCTTCACCGTGCTCACCTTCCTGCTGGAGCCGCACCGCTTCCAGTACCCGGAGCGCCCCATCATCTTCCTCTCCATGTGCTACAACGTCTACTCGCTGGCCTTCCTGATCCGGGCGGTGGCTGGGGCCCAGAGCGTGGCCTGCGACCAGGAGGCGGGTGCGCTCTACGTGATCCAGGAGGGCCTGGAGAACACGGGCTGCACCCTCGTCTTCCTGCTGCTCTACTACTTCGGCATGGCCAGCTCGCTCTGGTGGGTGGTGCTGACCCTCACCTGGTTCCTGGCCGCAGGCAAGAAATGGGGCCACGAAGCCATCGAGGCCCATGGCAGCTACTTCCACATGGCGGCCTGGGGCCTGCCAGCTCTCAAGACCATTGTTATCCTGACGCTGCGCAAGGTGGCGGGGGATGAGCTGACCGGGCTCTGTTACGTGGCCAGTATGGACGCGGCGGCGCTCACGGGCTTCGTGCTGGTACCCCTGTCCTGTTACCTGGTGCTGGGCACGAGCTTCCTCCTGACCGGCTTCGTGGCCCTGTTCCACATCCGCAAGATCATGAAGACCGGGGGCACCAACACGGAGAAGCTAGAGAAGCTCATGGTCAAGATTGGGGTCTTCTCTATCCTTTACACCGTGCCTGCCACCTGCGTCATTGTGTGCTATGTCTACGAACGCCTCAACATGGACTTCTGGCGCCTGCGGGCCACAGAGCAGGCCTGCTTGGCGGCCCCCACGCCCGGCGGCCGGAGGGACTGCTCGCTGCAAGGGGGCTCGGTGCCCACCGTGGCTGtctttatgctcaaaatcttcatGTCGCTCGTGGTGGGCATCACCAGTGGCGTCTGGGTGTGGAGCTCCAAGACTTTCCAGACCTGGCAGAGCCTGTGCCACCGCAAGATGGCAGCTGGCCGGGCCCGGGCAAAGGCCTGCCGGGCCCCCGGGGGCTATGGCCGGGGCAGCCACGGCCACTATAAGGCCCCCACTGTGGTCTTGCACATGACTAAGACAGAtccttctctggagaaccctacaCACCTCTAG